Proteins from a genomic interval of Medicago truncatula cultivar Jemalong A17 chromosome 3, MtrunA17r5.0-ANR, whole genome shotgun sequence:
- the LOC11408336 gene encoding uncharacterized protein, translating into MVLNDGINHHHHHPSEMSFRITQDGRFFSRLMSKETSNANSSSRRVFYYGETSVAVPFMWEAQPGTPKHPLSETSLPPLTPPPSYSSTNYKSNGKRRNSKVNNIFFTILPRLVGSRKSHNVSPSSSSSSWSSSSSSSSFSTRDGRLSRSPHSSTSLKNKFSNGFRGCYPFGSMKNATVSHGAL; encoded by the coding sequence ATGGTTTTGAATGATGGtatcaatcatcatcatcatcatccatcTGAAATGTCCTTCAGAATAACACAAGATGGTAGGTTTTTTTCTAGGCTAATGTCCAAGGAAACCTCAAATGCCAACTCATCTTCAAGGAGAGTTTTCTATTATGGTGAAACATCTGTTGCTGTTCCTTTCATGTGGGAGGCACAACCAGGAACACCTAAACATCCTTTGTCAGAAACTTCTCTGCCTCCTCTCACACCTCCACCTTCATATTCTAGTACTAATTACAAGTCCAATGGTAAGagaagaaattcaaaagtcaacaacatattttttaccattttgcctAGGCTTGTAGGTTCAAGGAAATCTCATAATGTgtcaccttcttcatcttcatcgtcTTGGTCGTCGTCGTCGTCATCGTCATCGTTTTCAACGAGAGATGGAAGGCTTTCAAGATCTCCTCACTCTTCAActtctttgaaaaataaattttcaaatggatTTAGAGGGTGCTATCCTTTTGGGAGCATGAAGAATGCAACTGTAAGCCATGGTGCACTTTAA
- the LOC11410364 gene encoding UDP-galactose transporter 1, whose product MEENSVLFQWSVIRSLLCILQWWTFNVTVIIVNKWIFQKLDFKFPLSVSCVHFICSAIGAYIVIKVLKLKPLITVDPEDRWKRIFPMSFVFCINIVLGNVSLRYIPVSFMQTIKSFTPATTVVLQWLVWRKYFDWRIWASLIPIVGGILLTSVTEMSFNMFGFCAALLGCLATSTKTILAESLLHGYKFDSINTVYYMAPYATMILVLPAMLLEGNGVLEWLNTHPYPWSALIIIFSSGVLAFCLNFSIFYVIHSTTAVTFNVAGNLKVAVAVLVSWLIFRNPISYLNAVGCAITLVGCTFYGYVRHLLSQQPPVPGTPRTPRSKMESLPLVNDKLENKF is encoded by the exons ATGGAAGAAAACTCTGTTCTTTTCCAATGGAGCGTAATCAGATCTCTCTTGTGTATTCTTCAATGGTGGACTTTCAATGTCACCGTTATCATCGTTAACAAGTGGATCTTTCAG AAATTGGATTTCAAGTTTCCCCTATCAGTATCCTGTGTCCACTTTATCTGCTCAGCCATTGGAGCATATATAGTAATTAAGGTGCTGAAGCTTAAACCACTGATAACTGTTGACCCTGAAGATCGCTGGAAAAGAATCTTTCCGATGTCATTTGTGTTCTGCATTAACATAGTGCTGGGGAATGTGAGTCTACGATACATTCCAGTTTCTTTTATGCAGACAATTAAGTCATTCACACCTGCAACCACTG TTGTTTTGCAATGGCTAGTGTGGAGGAAATATTTTGACTGGCGTATTTGGGCTTCTCTTATACCCATTGTTGGGGGGATTCTTCTCACATCGGTAACTGAGATGAGCTTTAATATGTTTGGATTTTGTGCGGCCTTACTTGGCTGTTTGGCTACATCTACAAAGACCATCCTTGCAGAATCTCTTTTGCATGGATACAAATTTGACAG CATAAACACGGTTTATTACATGGCACCTTATGCGACCATGATCTTGGTGCTTCCTGCCATGTTACTTGAAGGCAATGGAGTTCTTGAATGGCTTAATACTCATCCATATCCTTGGTCGGCTCTCATCATTATTTTTAGTTCTGGGGTGCTGGCGTTCTGTCTTAACTTCTCCATTTTTTATGTGATCCACTCCACTACTGCTGTAACATTTAACGTTGCTGGGAACCTTAAG GTTGCAGTTGCTGTCCTTGTTTCTTGGCTGATATTTAGGAACCCAATCTCATATTTAAATGCTGTTGGATGTGCCATCACTCTTGTGGGTTGTACATTCTATGGTTATGTTAGACACTTGCTCTCCCAACAGCCACCAGTTCCAGGAACTCCTCGGACCCCTCGGAGTAAGATGGAGTCGCTTCCACTTGTAAAtgataaattagaaaataagttCTAA
- the LOC11418006 gene encoding uncharacterized protein — translation MPSSASFLRQLSAKETWKSTSNRWSGKNTYNNNSLGVSCETNLSQMEGFNINMYGNEESCGMMVRKRVMVVVDGTSHSKHAMIWALTHVVNKGDLLTLLYIVSPQSASDSYSSTYLVNHLGSLCKDCKPEVEVEALVIQGPKLATVMSQVKKLEVSILVLGQKKPSSFFSCLCGSSSSCSSTEEFVEYCINNAECLTIGVRKRSQGNNGYLISTRWQKNFWLLA, via the exons ATGCCAAGTTCAGCTTCATTTTTGAGGCAGTTAAGTGCAAAGGAGACTTGGAAATCAACATCAAATAGGTGGAGTGgaaaaaacacatacaacaaCAATAGTTTAGGGGTGAGTTGTGAGACAAATTTGAGTCAAATGGAAGGGTTTAACATTAACATGTATGGAAATGAAGAGAGTTGTGGAATGATGGTGAGAAAGAGAGTTATGGTTGTGGTTGATGGTACTTCACATTCTAAGCATGCAATGATTTGGGCACTTACTCATGTTGTTAATAAGGGTGATTTGTTGACTTTGCTTTACATTGTTTCTCCTCAAAGTGCTTCTGACTCTTATTCTTCCACTTATCTTGTTAACCATCTTGGGTCCCTTTGCAAAGATTGCAAGCCAGAG GTGGAAGTGGAAGCACTTGTAATTCAAGGACCTAAACTGGCCACAGTGATGAGCCAGGTAAAGAAATTGGAGGTCTCTATCCTGGTACTTGGCCAAAAGAAGCCATCTTCTTTCTTTAGCTG TCTCTGTGGAAGTAGCAGCAGCTGCAGCAGCACAGAGGAGTTTGTGGAGTACTGTATCAACAATGCTGAGTGCTTGACAATAGGAGTAAGGAAGAGAAGCCAAGGCAATAATGGCTACCTTATCAGCACCAGGTGGCAGAAGAACTTCTGGCTTTTGGCTTAG